The uncultured Methanomethylovorans sp. genome contains a region encoding:
- the comE gene encoding sulfopyruvate decarboxylase subunit beta, translating into MMIRIDAIKIIAEKAKADGSLLISNIGIPCKELYHTCDRPGNFYMLGSMGLASSIGLGLSLAKPQKHVITIEGDGSILMNLGSLATIASQHPANYLLVIIDNGTYGSTGDETTATSLYTDLAAMAKGSGIKEVHITNTLERLIQLLEDIKSGVIVVKVQPGNAQVPVINICPESILERFMAEVLENTK; encoded by the coding sequence ATGATGATACGTATTGATGCTATCAAAATAATTGCAGAAAAAGCCAAAGCAGATGGCTCATTACTGATAAGCAATATCGGTATCCCTTGTAAGGAGCTGTATCATACCTGTGACAGGCCAGGTAACTTCTATATGCTGGGTTCGATGGGACTTGCTTCGTCAATAGGTCTGGGTTTATCTCTTGCTAAACCCCAAAAACATGTAATAACCATCGAAGGCGATGGTTCCATACTTATGAATTTAGGCAGTCTTGCCACTATAGCAAGCCAGCACCCGGCAAATTATCTACTAGTAATAATTGATAACGGCACATATGGTTCCACTGGTGATGAAACCACAGCTACATCATTATATACTGACCTTGCAGCTATGGCAAAGGGATCAGGGATAAAAGAAGTACACATCACCAACACATTAGAAAGATTAATACAGTTACTCGAAGACATAAAGAGCGGAGTCATAGTTGTGAAAGTACAGCCCGGAAATGCACAAGTGCCTGTTATAAATATCTGTCCAGAGTCTATACTGGAAAGATTCATGGCTGAAGTTTTGGAGAACACAAAATGA
- the comD gene encoding sulfopyruvate decarboxylase subunit alpha gives MDNSPSAAVLRGMKEAGVDFVVSVPCVNLKDLILMVENDPEIIHVPVTREEEGVGVCAGAHMGGKRTAMLMQNSGLGNSINALASLNKLYSIPLLMIMSHRGVEGEPVCAQVPMGELTPDLLKTMNIPYFVPASKQEAEDMIVQAMFTSQEKRSPVAVLLKIGFWRL, from the coding sequence ATGGATAACAGCCCTTCAGCAGCAGTTCTCAGAGGTATGAAAGAAGCAGGTGTGGATTTTGTGGTCAGCGTGCCTTGTGTGAACCTCAAAGACCTTATATTAATGGTTGAAAATGACCCGGAAATCATCCATGTGCCTGTCACAAGAGAAGAAGAAGGTGTCGGAGTATGTGCCGGAGCACATATGGGCGGAAAGAGAACTGCAATGTTGATGCAAAATTCTGGTCTTGGAAATTCCATTAATGCCCTTGCCTCCTTGAACAAGCTGTATAGTATACCCTTACTCATGATAATGAGTCATAGAGGTGTAGAAGGAGAGCCCGTCTGTGCACAGGTACCCATGGGAGAGCTAACTCCTGATTTGTTGAAAACAATGAATATTCCCTATTTTGTGCCAGCTTCAAAACAGGAGGCAGAAGATATGATAGTTCAAGCCATGTTTACCTCTCAGGAAAAAAGATCTCCTGTAGCTGTTCTGTTAAAAATTGGTTTCTGGAGGTTATGA
- a CDS encoding (Fe-S)-binding protein — MDKILSLLPGYNCGSCGFKQCKDFAAQITDEATLTRCPFLEREIFRKNLEQLKEIVGKEKIKDEVIGIIDGLKADFSLGPLHEECSCREDIHPLDGSLEIEIGDILHYRPLGCPVTHFAKVIDKSPGIFTVHIVGPLHRLGKNDFSFKDAGLCMILAFEGLVVKGKVPSMCQTVKFLPEHCMMQKVHSGIVVSVEGRRLRIEAIDLKVW, encoded by the coding sequence GTGGATAAAATTCTATCCCTGTTACCCGGATACAATTGCGGTAGCTGTGGTTTTAAACAATGCAAAGATTTTGCAGCACAGATCACCGATGAAGCAACTCTTACACGCTGCCCTTTCCTTGAAAGGGAAATTTTTAGAAAAAACCTTGAACAATTAAAAGAGATCGTGGGTAAAGAAAAAATAAAGGATGAAGTAATAGGCATCATTGACGGCCTAAAAGCTGATTTTTCACTTGGCCCCCTACACGAAGAATGCTCCTGCAGAGAAGATATTCACCCCCTGGATGGCTCTCTTGAGATAGAAATTGGAGATATATTGCACTACAGACCACTTGGATGTCCAGTCACACACTTCGCAAAAGTTATAGACAAATCCCCAGGTATATTTACCGTACACATTGTAGGACCTTTGCACAGGCTTGGAAAGAACGATTTTTCTTTTAAGGATGCGGGTTTATGCATGATCCTCGCTTTTGAAGGTTTAGTGGTAAAAGGAAAAGTGCCATCAATGTGCCAGACAGTTAAATTCCTGCCAGAACACTGCATGATGCAGAAAGTGCATTCTGGGATCGTTGTTTCTGTAGAAGGCCGCAGACTTCGTATAGAAGCTATTGACCTCAAAGTATGGTAA
- a CDS encoding GTP-binding protein → MKLVVLAGTPGSGKTSVLLHTIKVLVSLENKPAVVKIDCLWTDDDQRFKKLGIPVQVGIAKDMCPDHFTIYNTEDMLRWAESQGADILLNETAGLCLRCAPYPDDCLAVCVIDVTTGPNTPLKVGPLLTTADVVVMTKGDVVSQAEREVFRERVLDVNPGCNIVEANGLTGKGSFELAELIRASPETGIEMKLRYNPPLAICSLCTGEMRVARKHHMGVLRSLDGSMEYRGE, encoded by the coding sequence ATGAAACTTGTTGTACTTGCAGGAACACCGGGTTCCGGTAAAACATCTGTGCTGCTTCACACAATAAAAGTTCTTGTATCCCTTGAAAATAAACCTGCCGTTGTAAAAATAGATTGTTTATGGACTGACGATGATCAGAGGTTCAAAAAACTTGGGATACCGGTTCAGGTGGGGATTGCTAAAGATATGTGCCCGGATCATTTTACTATTTACAACACTGAAGATATGTTAAGGTGGGCAGAATCTCAAGGTGCTGACATACTGCTTAATGAAACTGCAGGTCTTTGCCTTCGATGTGCTCCCTATCCGGATGATTGTCTTGCTGTGTGTGTCATCGACGTGACCACCGGCCCGAATACTCCACTTAAAGTTGGCCCGCTGCTCACAACAGCAGACGTGGTGGTAATGACAAAAGGAGACGTGGTTTCCCAGGCAGAGCGAGAAGTTTTCAGAGAAAGAGTACTTGATGTGAACCCAGGATGTAATATTGTAGAAGCAAATGGACTTACAGGCAAGGGATCTTTTGAGCTTGCTGAGCTGATACGTGCCTCTCCTGAAACCGGAATAGAAATGAAATTAAGGTACAATCCCCCTCTTGCCATTTGTTCTCTATGTACTGGTGAAATGAGAGTAGCACGTAAGCACCACATGGGTGTGCTGCGCAGCCTTGATGGTTCTATGGAATACAGAGGTGAGTGA
- a CDS encoding ATP-binding cassette domain-containing protein translates to MRDVTTLTILGGVNKEGIPECIDRIEVNKGEIIGIVGPTGSGKSTLIDDIEQLARGDTSSGRHILINGEVPDSSIRVDPRLKLVAQLSQKMHFLADMSVEDFLVMHARSRGKRPELVHRVLELANTLTGEPIALHHHLTALSGGQSRSLMTADIAVISDSPVVLIDEIENAGIRKQEALELLACEGKIVVVVTHDPVLALMATRRIVMKNGGMVDVITTSSEEQQICCKIAEVDNWLLSLRETIRRGDLVEGMV, encoded by the coding sequence ATGAGAGATGTTACAACACTGACCATTTTGGGTGGCGTCAACAAAGAAGGAATTCCAGAGTGCATAGACAGAATAGAAGTAAACAAAGGTGAAATAATAGGCATAGTTGGCCCTACTGGCTCGGGAAAAAGCACTCTCATTGATGACATTGAGCAACTTGCAAGGGGCGATACGTCTTCAGGTCGGCACATACTTATTAATGGCGAAGTGCCAGACTCTTCGATAAGAGTAGACCCGCGACTTAAACTAGTAGCCCAGCTATCGCAAAAAATGCATTTTCTGGCAGATATGAGTGTAGAGGATTTTTTAGTAATGCATGCAAGAAGCAGAGGAAAGAGGCCAGAACTTGTGCATCGTGTTTTGGAGCTTGCTAATACCCTTACCGGAGAACCCATTGCACTCCATCATCATCTCACAGCACTGAGCGGAGGACAGTCACGTTCTCTTATGACAGCCGACATTGCGGTAATAAGTGATTCACCAGTAGTGCTTATTGATGAAATCGAAAATGCAGGCATCAGAAAACAGGAAGCTCTTGAATTGCTTGCATGTGAAGGTAAGATAGTGGTAGTAGTGACTCACGATCCTGTACTGGCACTGATGGCCACCCGCAGAATAGTAATGAAAAATGGGGGCATGGTAGATGTTATCACTACAAGTTCAGAAGAACAGCAGATATGTTGCAAGATAGCTGAAGTGGATAACTGGCTGCTCTCGCTTAGAGAAACCATCCGCAGAGGAGACCTTGTTGAGGGTATGGTATGA